From the genome of Devriesea agamarum, one region includes:
- a CDS encoding DUF2017 family protein, with translation MAHAFVFTAVNTFVCRLESEEKSVTAQVAQEVAELVRSDLGLGEDDLPAPVREAASSEDPLARLEAEFASIGPRMPHDSATKRLFPDAGAGDSAISEEFRRLSQSHLADEKLKALAAVSQIIDASGPGAGEIVLGQRTAQLWVRALTDMRLVIADRIGLRSDADFEALQLLRVNQIEPPASQEDPEVGIDYLASVYEFLSWLQESLVSVLLGTMPSEPEQDPSSSTGDDRGGAAR, from the coding sequence ATGGCTCATGCATTTGTCTTCACCGCCGTCAATACGTTCGTGTGCCGTCTTGAAAGCGAAGAAAAATCAGTGACGGCTCAGGTCGCTCAAGAGGTCGCTGAACTGGTGAGGTCTGATCTTGGCCTCGGTGAGGATGACCTTCCTGCGCCCGTACGAGAGGCCGCGTCGTCGGAAGATCCTCTCGCCCGGCTGGAAGCCGAGTTTGCGAGTATCGGACCTCGGATGCCGCACGACTCCGCAACAAAACGTCTTTTCCCCGACGCGGGTGCGGGAGATAGCGCGATCAGTGAGGAGTTTCGTCGGCTTTCTCAGAGCCATCTGGCCGATGAGAAGCTCAAGGCGCTAGCTGCCGTATCGCAGATTATCGACGCCTCCGGGCCGGGGGCAGGAGAAATTGTGTTGGGTCAGCGGACGGCACAGCTGTGGGTTCGGGCCCTGACTGATATGCGGCTTGTGATCGCAGATCGAATAGGTCTGCGCAGTGACGCCGATTTTGAAGCCTTGCAGCTCTTGCGGGTTAACCAGATTGAGCCCCCGGCCTCACAGGAGGATCCTGAGGTAGGGATTGACTATTTGGCCAGCGTCTATGAGTTCCTATCGTGGCTCCAGGAATCGTTGGTCTCGGTGCTGCTTGGCACTATGCCGTCCGAGCCTGAGCAGGATCCTTCGTCCAGCACAGGTGATGACCGCGGAGGAGCTGCACGGTAG
- the clpS gene encoding ATP-dependent Clp protease adapter ClpS codes for MTSSPESRGCTAPGATSLQEREWVTVVWNDPINLMSYVVYVFRRHFGYPLAKAERLMREVHEKGRAVVARGSREQAEADVFAMHSYGLHATLELAGQD; via the coding sequence ATGACGTCTAGTCCGGAATCTCGCGGTTGCACCGCGCCCGGCGCGACGTCACTCCAGGAACGGGAATGGGTCACGGTGGTGTGGAACGACCCGATCAATTTGATGTCGTACGTCGTCTACGTTTTTCGTCGGCATTTCGGCTACCCCTTGGCTAAAGCAGAGCGTCTCATGCGTGAGGTCCATGAAAAGGGGCGCGCAGTGGTGGCGCGCGGTTCCCGAGAACAAGCCGAAGCGGACGTGTTTGCCATGCACTCTTATGGTTTGCACGCCACTCTTGAACTCGCGGGGCAGGACTGA
- a CDS encoding nicotinate phosphoribosyltransferase, whose product MTTSLFTDHYELTMVQAARRAGTDQRRCVFEVFTRRLPEGRRYGVLAGTGRFLEALKEFRFNDAELKFLRDRGIVDSPTLQALESYRFGGHIYGYEEGELFFPHSPVLRVEGTFADAVVLETLLLSMLNYDSSVASVGSRMTWAAGERPCIEMGSRRVHEEAGVAAARAAAIAGFSSTSNLEAGRRYGIPTGGTAAHAFTLLFDSEADAFTAQVESLGRSTTLLVDTYDVMAAVRKAVEIAGPQLGAVRLDSGNLQRTAQEVRDLLDSLGAHATRIVATSDLDEFKIVQFGSAPIDVFGIGTNLVTGGGYPAAGFVYKLVEHEAPDGTMIPVAKKSAEKTGTGGRKLAVRVQHSAGDSHRAVCEAVIAGKQHLLDDYARRLTGRALQVPLVLDGEMTSSATPAERVQQARQRHAESLAELNLDGSLGTIGSTMDSVGSMSTATGQSDTRTQADRDSKAPLYQRAGREAMEHALNAGPAIPTVMLDHERLTFQEC is encoded by the coding sequence GTGACTACCTCACTGTTCACCGACCATTACGAACTCACGATGGTTCAGGCCGCCCGCCGCGCGGGAACCGATCAACGGCGTTGCGTGTTTGAAGTCTTCACCCGGCGTCTGCCTGAGGGGCGTCGCTACGGCGTTCTCGCTGGTACTGGCCGTTTTTTGGAAGCGCTGAAAGAATTTCGTTTCAACGATGCTGAACTGAAGTTTTTACGTGACCGAGGGATTGTAGATTCCCCCACGCTCCAGGCACTCGAGTCCTACCGGTTCGGTGGACATATCTACGGCTACGAAGAAGGCGAACTATTTTTCCCTCATTCTCCCGTTCTGCGAGTGGAAGGCACTTTCGCTGACGCGGTGGTGTTGGAGACTCTCTTGCTGTCCATGCTGAATTACGACAGCTCCGTGGCATCGGTCGGCTCCAGAATGACCTGGGCCGCGGGAGAACGACCCTGTATCGAAATGGGATCGCGCCGGGTTCACGAAGAAGCTGGGGTTGCGGCCGCCCGCGCAGCAGCCATTGCTGGATTCTCCTCCACCTCAAACCTAGAGGCGGGACGACGTTACGGGATTCCAACCGGGGGCACCGCCGCCCACGCCTTCACGTTGCTTTTTGATTCTGAGGCCGACGCGTTCACCGCTCAAGTCGAATCGCTCGGGCGGAGCACCACGCTCCTCGTGGACACTTACGATGTCATGGCCGCTGTGCGCAAAGCCGTGGAGATCGCAGGACCTCAGCTCGGTGCTGTCCGACTCGACTCCGGTAACCTACAGCGCACTGCGCAGGAAGTCCGCGACCTCTTGGATTCATTAGGCGCCCACGCGACCCGGATCGTCGCAACCAGCGACCTCGACGAATTTAAGATCGTTCAGTTTGGATCGGCCCCCATTGATGTCTTTGGGATCGGCACCAATCTGGTCACAGGCGGAGGATATCCGGCCGCCGGGTTCGTTTATAAGCTCGTCGAGCATGAGGCTCCTGACGGCACCATGATCCCGGTGGCAAAAAAGAGCGCGGAGAAAACCGGAACCGGTGGACGCAAGCTCGCTGTACGAGTGCAGCACTCAGCTGGGGATAGTCACCGCGCTGTCTGCGAAGCCGTCATCGCCGGTAAACAACATTTGTTGGACGACTACGCGCGGCGCCTGACGGGACGTGCCTTGCAGGTTCCACTGGTGCTCGACGGCGAGATGACCTCGTCTGCCACGCCCGCAGAACGTGTTCAGCAAGCTCGGCAGCGTCATGCTGAATCCCTCGCTGAACTCAATCTCGATGGCAGTCTCGGCACCATAGGTAGCACCATGGACAGCGTTGGGTCGATGTCAACCGCCACCGGGCAGTCCGACACCCGAACCCAGGCGGATCGGGACTCTAAGGCGCCGCTGTATCAGCGGGCGGGACGCGAAGCTATGGAGCATGCGCTCAACGCGGGACCAGCCATCCCCACGGTGATGCTCGATCACGAACGCCTCACCTTTCAGGAATGCTGA
- a CDS encoding DEAD/DEAH box helicase, producing MNLSSSRPQRQPASSGSVPAPAHPSPAAAQNLPPAFPGRAPWGTAPKLRAWQAEALAKYRESAPREFLAVATPGAGKTTFALQIAAMLLGEGLVRRVTVVAPTEHLKSQWADSAARVGISLDPNFTNAQGMHGAGYQGVAVTYAQVGMNPRLHRARTEAERTLVILDEIHHAGDALTWGDGVREAFDPATRRLALTGTPFRSDSAQIPFVVYEEDGDGFLRSRADYTYGYSDALRDHVVRPVIFLSYSGRMHWRNRQGEEISAQLGGVETKDITAQAWRTALDPKGEWIPAVLRAADQRLTEVRRGVPDAGGLVIATDQASARAYARQLLELTGETATVVLSDDAGAGRKIEEFAQNGKRWMVAVRMVSEGVDVPRLAVGVYATSTSTPMFFAQAVGRFVRSRRRGETASVFLPSVPILMALAGQMEAERDHVLDKREDQGDAETGLDEQALAEANREEKASGQQLGFEFEALQSEASFDRVLFDGGEYGTGGIVGSEDEQDFLGIPGLLDPDQVSTLLREHQARQVARKGRGSRSAQGDTAEDSQVVDHRQLMALRKELSTLVSAWAKKSGVPHGQVHNTLRSRCGGPAVPQASAQQIKERIGVVRGWFVGRR from the coding sequence GTGAATCTCAGTTCTTCTCGCCCCCAGCGTCAGCCCGCATCATCGGGATCCGTTCCTGCACCCGCGCACCCATCGCCGGCAGCAGCTCAAAATCTTCCTCCGGCCTTTCCCGGAAGGGCCCCATGGGGCACTGCCCCGAAACTGCGTGCCTGGCAGGCTGAAGCGCTCGCAAAGTACCGGGAGAGCGCGCCGCGAGAATTCCTCGCCGTCGCGACCCCGGGTGCGGGCAAAACCACTTTTGCTCTGCAGATTGCCGCGATGTTGCTGGGCGAGGGCCTGGTCCGTCGGGTCACCGTCGTGGCTCCGACTGAACACCTGAAATCCCAGTGGGCGGACTCCGCGGCTCGAGTCGGTATATCGCTCGACCCTAACTTCACTAATGCGCAAGGTATGCACGGCGCGGGATACCAAGGTGTTGCGGTCACCTACGCCCAGGTCGGGATGAATCCACGTTTGCATCGGGCACGCACGGAAGCAGAACGCACCCTGGTCATCCTCGACGAAATCCACCACGCGGGTGATGCGTTGACCTGGGGGGATGGGGTGCGCGAAGCGTTTGATCCGGCGACCAGACGGCTAGCGCTGACCGGTACACCATTTCGTTCGGACTCGGCTCAGATCCCTTTTGTTGTGTATGAGGAAGACGGCGACGGGTTTTTGCGCTCTCGAGCCGATTACACCTACGGCTACAGCGACGCTTTGCGCGACCACGTGGTGCGACCGGTCATCTTTCTGAGTTACTCGGGGCGAATGCATTGGCGCAATCGTCAGGGTGAAGAAATCAGCGCGCAGCTCGGTGGTGTAGAGACCAAAGACATTACGGCTCAGGCCTGGCGAACCGCTCTGGATCCCAAAGGTGAGTGGATACCGGCCGTTTTGCGTGCGGCAGATCAACGACTGACCGAGGTGCGGCGAGGAGTGCCGGACGCGGGTGGTTTGGTGATCGCAACCGATCAGGCGTCCGCTCGTGCCTATGCGCGTCAGCTGCTCGAACTCACCGGAGAAACCGCCACGGTGGTGCTGTCTGATGATGCTGGGGCGGGCCGAAAGATCGAAGAGTTTGCACAAAACGGCAAGCGGTGGATGGTAGCCGTGCGGATGGTCTCCGAGGGGGTGGATGTTCCTCGGCTCGCCGTCGGTGTTTACGCGACATCAACCTCAACCCCCATGTTCTTTGCACAGGCTGTGGGGCGATTCGTGCGCTCACGCCGACGCGGGGAAACCGCCAGCGTTTTTCTTCCCAGCGTCCCGATTCTGATGGCACTCGCCGGCCAGATGGAAGCCGAACGCGACCATGTGTTGGATAAACGCGAGGACCAAGGTGATGCGGAAACGGGTCTGGACGAGCAGGCCCTCGCTGAGGCAAACCGCGAGGAAAAAGCTTCAGGTCAACAACTTGGATTCGAGTTCGAGGCGCTGCAGTCGGAGGCATCCTTTGACCGGGTGCTGTTTGACGGCGGTGAGTACGGAACCGGGGGGATCGTCGGGAGCGAAGATGAGCAAGACTTCCTCGGTATCCCGGGTTTGCTGGATCCCGACCAGGTGTCGACGCTTCTGCGTGAACACCAGGCGCGTCAGGTTGCGCGTAAAGGCCGTGGTTCCCGGTCTGCTCAGGGCGATACCGCTGAAGACTCTCAGGTGGTCGATCATCGGCAGCTCATGGCGCTACGCAAAGAACTCTCGACCTTGGTGTCGGCCTGGGCAAAAAAATCAGGTGTTCCGCACGGGCAGGTACACAACACTCTGCGCAGCCGGTGCGGAGGCCCCGCGGTGCCGCAGGCCAGCGCACAGCAGATCAAAGAGCGGATCGGTGTGGTGCGTGGATGGTTTGTGGGACGCCGCTAA
- a CDS encoding DUF3039 domain-containing protein: MSEISDPNRTDPYREPAGPGATAVLDRKAQEQSAEPGDHDRFAHYVRKDKIMKSALGGTPVIALCGKVWVPGRDPQKYPVCPECKEIYDGLRDPADGGDEGASGGSSGRGWRGLFGGGR, translated from the coding sequence ATGAGTGAGATTTCGGACCCGAATCGTACGGACCCGTATCGTGAGCCTGCAGGCCCTGGTGCGACGGCGGTCTTGGACCGCAAAGCACAAGAGCAGTCTGCTGAACCCGGCGACCACGATCGTTTCGCCCACTACGTGCGCAAAGACAAGATCATGAAGTCTGCCCTCGGGGGGACTCCGGTGATCGCGCTGTGCGGGAAGGTGTGGGTGCCCGGCCGTGACCCGCAGAAATACCCAGTGTGTCCCGAGTGCAAAGAGATCTATGACGGTCTACGCGATCCCGCAGATGGAGGCGACGAGGGTGCATCTGGTGGCTCAAGCGGACGCGGCTGGCGCGGTTTGTTTGGCGGCGGACGCTAA
- a CDS encoding NAD-dependent malic enzyme: MAPAPSVSYSITIRLEFAAHTAAVSDITSCIEKHGGTVTALDVSASGPERLRADITCLTSGNDHAAEVVNALRQLDGIDVGRVSDRTFLAHLGGKLTVESKVPIRHRDDLSMVYTPGVARVVEAIAENPEDARRLTIKRNTVAVVTDGSAILGLGDLGPLAAMPVMEGKAALFKRFAGIDAFPICLDAHEVDDIVAHVKAIAPVFAGINLEDISAPRCFEIEDRLRAELDIPVFHDDQHGTAIVVVAALKNALRVVGKKLGEVRIVLSGAGAAGTAILRLLRAAGAKDVVVTDIDGIVHIDRPGLSGRLPWIAEVTNPRGISGTLHDALKDADVFIGVSAGNIMTADDVATMAKDAIVFAMANPSPEIDPAEAAKHAKVVATGRSDFANQINNVLAFPGVFRGLLDAHAKDVDDAMLLAAASALAAVVTDEELNPTYIVPSVFNEGVTKTVAAAVEHVAREKAGTVDTITGAIPALKTSGIWL; this comes from the coding sequence ATGGCACCGGCACCTTCTGTGAGTTATTCAATTACCATCCGACTTGAATTTGCGGCTCATACCGCCGCGGTCAGTGACATCACCAGTTGCATTGAGAAGCACGGTGGCACGGTGACCGCGCTGGACGTGTCTGCGTCGGGCCCGGAGCGGTTGCGCGCTGACATCACCTGTTTAACCTCCGGCAACGACCACGCCGCCGAGGTTGTGAACGCGCTGCGCCAACTCGACGGGATTGATGTTGGCCGGGTGTCGGACCGGACCTTCCTCGCCCACCTCGGGGGCAAGTTGACCGTGGAGTCTAAAGTTCCGATCCGGCATCGTGACGATCTATCGATGGTTTACACACCCGGGGTGGCGCGGGTGGTCGAAGCCATCGCTGAAAATCCCGAGGATGCCCGCCGGCTGACGATCAAACGCAACACGGTTGCGGTAGTGACTGATGGCTCAGCAATTCTCGGACTGGGAGACCTTGGCCCTTTGGCCGCGATGCCGGTGATGGAAGGTAAAGCCGCGCTGTTCAAACGATTCGCTGGGATCGACGCGTTCCCGATTTGCTTGGATGCCCATGAGGTTGATGACATCGTCGCCCATGTCAAGGCGATCGCGCCCGTGTTTGCTGGAATTAATTTAGAAGATATTTCGGCTCCGCGATGCTTTGAAATTGAGGATCGGCTGCGCGCTGAACTCGATATTCCCGTCTTCCACGACGATCAGCACGGCACTGCCATCGTTGTGGTGGCAGCACTGAAAAATGCACTGCGAGTGGTCGGTAAGAAACTCGGTGAGGTGCGCATTGTGCTTTCAGGAGCGGGGGCCGCAGGCACCGCTATCTTGCGTCTTCTGCGCGCCGCAGGAGCCAAGGACGTGGTCGTCACCGATATCGACGGCATTGTGCACATCGACCGTCCGGGTCTGTCGGGTCGGCTCCCGTGGATCGCTGAGGTGACAAACCCGCGAGGAATTTCTGGAACTCTTCATGACGCACTCAAAGACGCTGACGTGTTTATTGGGGTGTCGGCGGGGAACATTATGACTGCCGATGATGTCGCGACGATGGCCAAAGACGCCATCGTGTTCGCGATGGCTAATCCGAGCCCCGAAATTGATCCCGCTGAAGCAGCGAAGCATGCCAAAGTGGTGGCGACCGGGCGCAGCGATTTCGCCAACCAAATTAATAATGTGCTCGCCTTCCCGGGTGTGTTTCGGGGGCTGCTCGATGCCCACGCTAAAGACGTCGATGATGCGATGCTATTGGCAGCCGCATCGGCGCTTGCAGCGGTGGTCACGGATGAGGAGCTGAACCCCACCTATATCGTGCCGAGCGTGTTCAACGAAGGCGTCACCAAAACCGTTGCGGCGGCGGTTGAACATGTCGCTCGGGAAAAGGCAGGCACCGTGGATACCATCACGGGAGCAATACCCGCGCTCAAGACCAGTGGAATCTGGTTGTAA
- the hrpA gene encoding ATP-dependent RNA helicase HrpA, giving the protein MDPISAPLRITYPDHLPVSARREDIMQAIRDHQVVVIAGETGSGKTTQLPKMCLELGRGSHGKLIGHTQPRRIAARSVAQRISAELGEKLGDANVGYQVRFTRQVAKGARLKLMTDGILLAEIAHDRLLRRYDTLIIDEAHERSLNIDVILGYLRRILPKRPDLKVIVTSATIDPERFSRHFAVPGADGTAIPAPIIEVSGRTYPVEVRYRPLVVDAQLDQLETSDPAVEDVLSVERDETQAVCDAVDELAAEGPGDILVFLPGEREIREIADALGDHLQGRQRASAVEILPLFGRLSAADQEKIFSPKPGAVNRRIVLATNVAETSLTVPGITYVIDSGLARISRYSQRTKVQRLPIEPISQASANQRSGRCGRTEAGIAIRLYSEEDFNSRPEFTEPEILRTSLASVVLQMTALGLGDIDRFPFVESPDKRAVADGLRVLHELGAIVDDRVAPGGRRLTDSGQLLARFPLDVRMARMLIEAERLGCLREVLIIVAGLAIQDPRERPLDAPERAKQLHARFSDEASDFLAYLNLWNHVRERRRILSNSALKRELREEYLHYLRIREWWDLHAQLKEMAADAGLRANEHPAGPDAIHQALLSGLLSHVGLYEERYREYHGARGAKFAIWPGSALAKKRPDYVMAAELVETSRLWARSVARIDPAWIERAGSHVVKRSYSQPHWSSSRASAMAHEKVTLFGVPIVADRVVSYGAIDPEVSRDLFIRHALIDGEWNTRHHFVRDNARLLERMEELEHKTRRRGLIADDAALFDFYDARIPQSVVSGRHFDSWWKKTRRNQPDLLTLTEDVLLGDEAEEAARRIEQDFPSTWTQGDITIPLTYSYNPGTHTKPSPHDGVTATVPLAVLNRLKPQGFDWLVPGMRQELITELIRTLPKPIRRHLVPAPERAKAVAAALLDDGPQDGETFCEAVADELVALPGVPDDLPLYGPEFNPGTLPAHLRMHFRVVDAKGREIGRGDDLAELQQRLKKRVKVSLEQYADSFARNDIEDFPLDRIPATYDRRSDGLKVTGYPALTVRGRRSDGTPRIDLAVLPTADEQKLAHREGLIALVDRHVGTSLADVLASLPNPTKLAVASGPYASTTHLLADASRAATCHLVGQDLVWDRDSFEELETAVAASHRQIAAQAVKDAASALAAHHRLQRELKRVTSLSVLTQLTQIRDHAASLVQDGFISATGVDHLPDLDRYLRASCVRLDKMQENPKRDAQLAWQLEDVTRLWLDARGKMSPLRRQEPDALAIPWMLEEFRVSLFAQTLGTKFTVSDQRIRKAIAAL; this is encoded by the coding sequence TGGCTAAGGGCGCGCGGCTAAAGCTGATGACAGATGGAATCCTGCTAGCGGAGATTGCGCATGATCGACTGTTGCGCCGGTATGACACGCTGATCATCGATGAGGCCCACGAACGAAGCTTAAACATCGACGTGATCCTCGGATATCTGCGCCGGATCCTGCCTAAACGGCCCGACCTCAAGGTCATCGTCACCTCTGCCACCATTGATCCGGAGCGGTTTTCTCGCCATTTCGCTGTGCCAGGGGCAGACGGGACGGCGATACCCGCCCCAATTATCGAAGTGTCGGGTCGAACCTATCCGGTCGAGGTGCGCTACCGACCGCTGGTTGTTGATGCTCAACTGGACCAGCTGGAGACCTCTGATCCCGCGGTTGAGGATGTGTTGTCGGTTGAGCGAGACGAAACGCAGGCCGTGTGCGATGCCGTTGATGAACTCGCAGCCGAGGGGCCCGGCGATATCCTCGTGTTTTTACCGGGGGAGCGCGAGATTCGGGAAATTGCCGATGCCCTAGGTGATCATCTGCAAGGTAGGCAACGCGCTTCGGCGGTTGAGATTCTGCCTCTGTTCGGGCGGTTATCCGCCGCAGACCAAGAGAAAATCTTTAGCCCTAAACCGGGTGCCGTCAATCGGCGCATTGTGCTGGCGACCAACGTGGCTGAGACGTCGTTAACCGTGCCGGGCATCACCTACGTGATTGATTCTGGGCTCGCGCGCATTTCTCGGTACTCCCAACGCACCAAGGTGCAACGGTTACCCATTGAACCGATTTCGCAAGCCAGCGCCAATCAACGGTCAGGGCGATGCGGTCGTACCGAGGCGGGTATCGCGATTCGACTCTATTCCGAAGAAGACTTCAATTCCCGGCCGGAGTTTACCGAACCAGAAATTCTGCGCACCTCACTAGCATCCGTTGTTTTGCAGATGACGGCGCTCGGTCTCGGGGATATCGACCGGTTCCCGTTTGTTGAGTCCCCGGATAAGCGGGCGGTGGCCGACGGTCTGCGGGTTTTGCATGAGCTCGGGGCCATCGTGGATGACCGCGTCGCCCCTGGTGGTCGGCGTCTGACCGACAGTGGCCAGTTGTTAGCGAGATTCCCGCTGGACGTGCGCATGGCGCGCATGCTGATTGAGGCTGAACGACTTGGATGCTTGCGTGAAGTGCTCATTATCGTGGCGGGCCTTGCGATTCAGGATCCGCGTGAACGTCCGCTGGATGCGCCGGAGCGCGCTAAACAGCTGCATGCCCGGTTCTCAGATGAGGCCAGCGATTTTCTCGCCTACCTGAATTTGTGGAACCACGTGCGGGAACGGCGACGGATACTGTCGAATTCGGCGCTCAAGCGCGAACTGCGTGAAGAGTATCTGCACTACTTGCGGATCCGGGAGTGGTGGGATCTGCACGCCCAGCTTAAAGAGATGGCAGCTGACGCTGGGTTACGCGCCAATGAACACCCGGCAGGGCCGGATGCGATTCACCAGGCGCTTCTGTCTGGATTGCTTAGCCACGTTGGGCTGTATGAGGAGCGTTACCGGGAGTATCACGGAGCGCGAGGGGCCAAATTCGCAATCTGGCCCGGATCTGCGCTGGCGAAAAAACGTCCTGATTATGTGATGGCGGCGGAGCTGGTGGAGACGTCCCGGCTATGGGCTCGGTCGGTCGCACGGATTGATCCTGCATGGATTGAGCGAGCCGGCTCCCACGTGGTGAAACGCAGTTACAGTCAGCCGCATTGGTCGAGCTCTCGGGCGTCGGCAATGGCCCATGAAAAGGTCACGCTGTTCGGCGTGCCGATTGTTGCCGATCGGGTGGTCTCCTACGGTGCGATTGACCCGGAGGTCTCGCGGGATCTCTTTATCAGGCATGCTTTGATCGACGGTGAGTGGAATACTCGCCATCATTTTGTGCGCGATAACGCTCGGCTTTTGGAGCGCATGGAAGAGCTCGAACATAAAACTCGACGTCGTGGGCTGATTGCCGACGATGCTGCTCTGTTCGATTTTTACGATGCGCGGATTCCGCAGAGTGTCGTCTCGGGACGGCATTTTGATTCCTGGTGGAAGAAAACCCGCCGCAATCAGCCCGACCTGCTCACCCTTACCGAAGACGTTCTGCTCGGAGATGAGGCCGAGGAGGCTGCGCGGCGCATCGAGCAAGATTTTCCGAGCACCTGGACACAGGGTGACATCACGATCCCGCTCACCTATTCCTACAACCCCGGCACCCATACCAAACCGTCGCCTCATGACGGGGTGACGGCGACGGTGCCACTCGCCGTGCTGAACAGGCTGAAACCACAGGGCTTTGACTGGCTGGTTCCGGGAATGCGTCAGGAACTAATTACCGAACTGATCCGGACACTGCCTAAACCAATCCGGCGGCATCTGGTGCCGGCACCTGAGCGAGCCAAAGCGGTGGCAGCTGCTCTCCTAGACGACGGACCGCAGGACGGGGAAACCTTTTGTGAAGCGGTAGCCGATGAGCTGGTGGCCTTGCCTGGAGTGCCAGATGATCTCCCGCTATACGGTCCAGAGTTTAATCCTGGGACATTGCCTGCCCATTTACGAATGCATTTTCGCGTGGTAGATGCAAAAGGGCGTGAAATTGGAAGAGGCGATGATCTGGCGGAATTGCAGCAGCGTTTGAAGAAGCGAGTGAAAGTGAGTTTGGAGCAGTATGCGGACTCCTTCGCTCGGAACGATATCGAAGATTTCCCGCTGGATAGGATTCCCGCCACCTACGACCGCAGATCGGACGGTTTAAAAGTCACCGGGTATCCGGCGCTTACAGTCCGGGGACGCCGATCTGACGGGACCCCTCGCATAGACCTCGCGGTGCTTCCCACAGCCGATGAACAGAAACTAGCTCATCGCGAGGGACTCATTGCGCTGGTTGATCGACATGTGGGGACGAGCTTGGCTGATGTGCTCGCATCGCTGCCAAACCCCACGAAGTTAGCCGTGGCTAGCGGGCCCTATGCTTCGACCACACACCTGCTGGCGGATGCATCGCGGGCGGCGACGTGCCACCTCGTGGGGCAGGACCTGGTGTGGGACCGAGATTCGTTTGAGGAGCTCGAGACAGCGGTGGCGGCATCGCATCGTCAGATCGCCGCACAGGCAGTCAAAGACGCTGCGAGTGCACTGGCGGCTCATCACCGCCTGCAACGTGAACTCAAACGGGTGACTTCGCTGTCGGTGCTCACTCAACTCACTCAGATTCGCGACCACGCCGCGTCGCTGGTGCAGGACGGGTTCATTAGTGCGACCGGGGTTGATCACCTGCCTGATCTTGACCGCTATCTGCGCGCATCCTGTGTACGGCTGGACAAAATGCAGGAGAACCCGAAGCGGGATGCCCAGCTGGCATGGCAGTTAGAGGACGTGACCAGACTATGGCTCGATGCCCGCGGCAAGATGTCCCCGCTGCGCAGGCAGGAACCGGATGCACTTGCCATACCGTGGATGCTTGAAGAGTTTCGAGTCTCCCTGTTCGCCCAGACACTCGGCACCAAGTTCACTGTCTCCGATCAACGTATTCGCAAGGCCATCGCGGCACTTTAA